Proteins encoded by one window of Ignavibacteriota bacterium:
- a CDS encoding T9SS type A sorting domain-containing protein — protein sequence MKTTFTKSPRLLVFALPVILFFSFGLMQILFDSNTPENVQPSSLQKKEGYNGRADVFKKYFEDWYAPYKEYEPGLQKQAAQQIQTMPTEDQRIGKKGKSSRLAMSHSPWVQKGPWGVRNEYMDPPVYYSGRITTIDYHPSTGYYVGTAEGGLWAQAAFVFVPLTEKLPSLSIGAVAVDPSDADRIYLGTGEYQGFPGTGVYRSTNGGASWEPLVIDNMDDTPKRVSKILVAPWDNNIVFVACNEGLYRTSDKGDTWKQVGYASISDVATNPSGTFMLMGTPGDRVSKSTNFGLNWSIVTDLPVSDVPIGEEPTSQHVAVGRISVAISKSSPSTAYVQIGDKFRDSVMGVYKTTNAGGNWTNITPPPSALTNGKKNYLAQQRYNNVVAIHPTNANIVWLGGVWLLRSSNGGSSWNQVGVTNTGQWIVHPDNHALFYKDANTFVVGNDGGFFTTSDEGVTWNSNVNRLLPITQFYNVAIETFGGKVRYGGAQDNGIIGSNPDFPDDWIYRKQGDGIDVAFNPASASIIYHVLNYSDPYWRVRSDNQGTSWAGINYGIDTNHRKQDFWGTYIVPSKTSGSKIFTNAGHYIYMSTDRGNNWTMVLGTNSYGVAGHFDVNYGDNFIYVPNKGAKLDGSANDRLSGLAYDSSSKKWSRLDIGIGLPNSTIKKVRTSIEVSATAYVLANSPFRQVWKTTNKGQTWTDISSNLPDYLPVNDILEDPLDTDHLIVGTDKGAFASDDAGASWYRWNTGMPEAVRILDIDISYHDGNFYVFAGTFGRSTFERKLYATEPAAFIPPKRLNFGTVSRGGRTFDTVRVTNIGAEILEISGVQISDPDITISPLSASIAAGESRVFTVYYNPSRKIYGARQGTIEFLHNGEGDSRIEVQAYVGNSEKFRSFIPENLTAKKAEKRKETVSNWEFHFENNNPTRNPAHALVVEFKNAVSELVSSSPFGKTSANKAKRIWTFSEGDIAFGNFAVIKGINLGTKGQEVKRWWWVANLVDWNEDEERMTEGVLGVINGTKFPESQVIGAAMPNTANLREELFVEYPFSKSNPLIIGVKDSFPKEKRVAWVAFEKPADLLSSLLPGTRGVQHNGLPRWFDSLANGREMIGAYKKLPPQMQSNKLFAELVALKINIIASKMEKTPLGFGELKFQEGGSRFDGKTVGEISAMADTFMTYGNVEKIGSAAELYGVIRKIDSAFSGANDTLSFYRKLRFTGVREIEEVQFLVQDPSIEPVVHTSGIVFTEVPDEFTLYQNYPNPFNPTTNFGFRISDFGLVTLTVYNSLGQEIATVLNRQAIEAGEYEFLFEASTLPSGVYFYRLTVESEDEEGVAQTFTDAKKMLLLR from the coding sequence ATGAAAACCACATTTACAAAATCACCACGATTGTTGGTGTTTGCTCTTCCGGTCATCTTATTTTTTTCGTTCGGCTTGATGCAAATACTTTTCGACAGCAACACCCCGGAGAATGTTCAGCCGTCATCTCTCCAAAAGAAAGAAGGATACAACGGTAGAGCCGACGTCTTCAAAAAATATTTTGAGGACTGGTACGCGCCGTACAAGGAATATGAACCGGGATTGCAAAAGCAAGCCGCTCAACAGATTCAGACGATGCCCACCGAAGACCAACGCATCGGTAAAAAAGGAAAATCTTCCCGGCTGGCGATGTCTCACTCGCCGTGGGTGCAAAAGGGTCCGTGGGGAGTGCGTAACGAGTATATGGACCCGCCTGTGTATTATTCCGGAAGAATTACAACGATTGATTATCATCCTTCAACAGGATATTATGTGGGAACGGCAGAAGGCGGACTCTGGGCGCAGGCGGCATTTGTCTTTGTCCCGTTGACAGAAAAACTTCCGTCGCTTTCCATTGGCGCAGTCGCGGTTGACCCGTCGGATGCTGACAGAATTTATCTCGGCACCGGAGAGTATCAGGGATTCCCGGGAACCGGTGTGTATCGTTCAACAAATGGTGGTGCGAGCTGGGAACCATTAGTGATTGATAATATGGATGATACGCCGAAACGCGTTTCAAAAATTTTAGTTGCACCGTGGGACAACAATATTGTATTTGTTGCATGTAACGAAGGATTATATCGAACATCGGACAAAGGCGATACATGGAAACAAGTCGGTTATGCAAGCATCAGCGACGTAGCAACTAATCCAAGTGGAACATTTATGTTAATGGGCACGCCCGGGGACAGAGTATCAAAATCTACCAACTTTGGTCTGAACTGGAGCATTGTGACTGACTTGCCTGTTTCGGACGTTCCCATTGGAGAGGAGCCCACTTCTCAGCATGTAGCAGTAGGAAGAATTTCTGTAGCAATTTCGAAAAGTTCACCTTCAACAGCGTATGTCCAAATCGGGGATAAATTCAGAGATTCGGTTATGGGTGTTTACAAAACCACTAACGCAGGCGGCAATTGGACAAACATTACACCACCACCATCAGCGCTGACAAACGGAAAAAAGAATTATCTGGCACAACAACGGTATAATAACGTTGTTGCAATTCACCCGACCAATGCAAATATCGTTTGGTTAGGCGGTGTATGGCTGTTACGATCTTCGAACGGCGGTTCATCGTGGAATCAGGTTGGCGTAACGAACACCGGGCAGTGGATTGTGCATCCGGATAATCATGCTTTGTTCTACAAAGACGCTAACACATTTGTTGTCGGTAATGATGGTGGATTCTTCACAACCTCGGATGAAGGCGTTACATGGAATTCCAACGTTAATAGGTTGCTGCCGATTACTCAATTTTATAATGTTGCGATAGAAACATTCGGAGGAAAAGTACGATACGGTGGAGCGCAGGATAACGGTATCATCGGCAGTAATCCTGATTTTCCCGATGATTGGATTTACCGGAAGCAAGGCGACGGAATTGATGTTGCCTTTAATCCTGCATCCGCTTCGATTATCTATCATGTTCTGAATTATTCTGATCCTTACTGGCGTGTCCGATCGGATAACCAAGGAACGTCGTGGGCTGGAATCAATTATGGAATAGACACGAATCATCGGAAGCAGGATTTTTGGGGAACGTACATCGTTCCTTCGAAAACTTCCGGGTCGAAAATTTTTACTAATGCCGGGCATTATATTTATATGAGCACAGACCGGGGAAATAACTGGACGATGGTGTTAGGGACAAATTCTTATGGCGTTGCAGGTCACTTTGACGTGAATTACGGGGACAATTTTATTTACGTTCCGAACAAAGGCGCCAAGTTGGATGGCAGCGCTAACGACCGGCTTTCCGGACTTGCGTACGATTCATCGTCGAAAAAATGGTCGCGTTTAGATATTGGTATCGGTTTGCCGAATTCGACGATTAAAAAAGTGCGCACATCCATTGAAGTATCGGCAACTGCCTACGTTTTGGCGAATTCCCCCTTCAGGCAGGTCTGGAAGACGACGAACAAAGGTCAGACGTGGACAGATATCAGCAGTAATTTACCGGATTATCTTCCGGTGAACGACATTCTCGAAGACCCGCTTGATACCGACCATCTCATTGTCGGGACGGATAAGGGAGCGTTTGCTTCGGATGATGCGGGCGCAAGTTGGTATCGTTGGAATACGGGGATGCCGGAAGCGGTTCGAATCTTAGATATTGATATATCATATCATGACGGAAATTTTTATGTCTTTGCCGGAACGTTCGGACGAAGCACGTTCGAGCGGAAACTCTATGCAACAGAACCGGCTGCATTTATCCCACCTAAACGGCTTAATTTTGGAACGGTCAGTCGCGGCGGCAGAACATTTGACACGGTACGGGTGACAAATATCGGCGCGGAAATTTTGGAAATCTCCGGCGTACAGATTTCCGATCCGGATATCACCATTAGCCCGCTCTCCGCTTCCATCGCGGCTGGAGAATCACGAGTGTTTACGGTCTACTACAATCCCTCAAGAAAAATTTACGGAGCGAGGCAGGGAACAATCGAGTTTCTCCATAACGGCGAGGGAGATTCGCGTATCGAAGTTCAAGCGTATGTCGGGAACAGTGAGAAATTCCGTTCGTTCATACCTGAAAATCTGACAGCGAAGAAAGCGGAGAAGAGAAAAGAAACGGTTTCGAACTGGGAATTCCATTTTGAAAATAATAACCCGACGCGTAATCCCGCTCATGCGCTTGTCGTCGAGTTCAAAAATGCGGTAAGTGAACTTGTCAGCAGTTCGCCGTTTGGAAAAACATCTGCCAACAAGGCGAAGAGGATTTGGACATTTTCAGAAGGCGACATTGCATTCGGGAATTTTGCCGTCATCAAAGGAATAAATCTTGGAACAAAAGGACAAGAAGTGAAACGATGGTGGTGGGTTGCCAATCTGGTTGATTGGAATGAAGATGAAGAGAGGATGACGGAAGGCGTGCTTGGAGTTATCAACGGCACGAAGTTTCCGGAGTCTCAGGTGATTGGCGCGGCAATGCCGAACACTGCCAACCTTCGGGAAGAACTTTTTGTTGAATACCCGTTTTCGAAATCCAACCCGCTCATCATCGGTGTGAAGGATAGTTTCCCGAAAGAAAAGAGAGTGGCGTGGGTTGCATTTGAAAAACCTGCCGACCTCCTTTCATCGCTCTTACCCGGCACACGCGGGGTACAGCACAACGGTTTGCCACGCTGGTTCGATTCGCTGGCGAACGGCAGGGAAATGATTGGCGCGTACAAAAAACTGCCGCCACAGATGCAAAGTAACAAACTCTTTGCGGAACTTGTTGCATTGAAAATAAATATCATTGCAAGCAAGATGGAAAAAACTCCGCTCGGATTCGGCGAACTGAAATTTCAGGAAGGCGGAAGCAGGTTCGACGGAAAGACGGTGGGGGAAATTTCCGCAATGGCAGATACGTTTATGACGTACGGGAACGTCGAGAAAATCGGAAGCGCGGCGGAGTTGTATGGCGTCATCCGGAAGATTGATTCGGCATTTAGCGGCGCGAACGATACGCTTTCGTTCTACCGGAAACTCCGGTTTACCGGCGTGCGTGAAATAGAGGAAGTTCAGTTCCTTGTTCAGGACCCGTCCATCGAGCCGGTTGTTCATACGTCCGGTATTGTCTTTACGGAAGTTCCGGACGAGTTTACGCTTTATCAGAATTATCCGAACCCGTTCAACCCCACTACAAATTTCGGATTTCGAATTTCGGATTTCGGATTGGTGACGTTGACAGTGTACAATTCGCTCGGACAGGAGATTGCCACAGTATTGAATCGTCAAGCAATAGAAGCGGGTGAATACGAATTCCTGTTTGAGGCGAGTACCCTTCCGAGCGGTGTTTATTTCTATCGCCTCACGGTGGAATCGGAAGATGAAGAAGGAGTTGCTCAGACATTCACAGACGCTAAGAAAATGTTGCTCCTTCGTTGA
- a CDS encoding DUF1573 domain-containing protein, which translates to MLTCSLFVTIVVVSAQPKWALQVSGTSMKLNSVSFFDTLSGVAVGNNGIILRSINGGTRWTQVPSGTTYTLSSVVYSSSSIAMAADGGKCFDAGCGNIYRTTDGGASWFEMAMHGADYPSLSFVTSQKGIIAGGGYDFGGNPYSSVSKTTDGGVSWFSYFPLVNNQWFYKIMDDINYVDTTFCIAATGDGLILRHDRDTVVNSSRTSYWSVVDSLPVSIRRMFFFDTLYGTVVGTNGNIWRTTDGGDTWQQQISNTTQHLNSVYFLSVNEGYVAGNGGTILHTTNGGTTWTTELTGTTQHLNKILFTDVQHGWAVGDNGVILKYGSFTSCNLSRTTVDFGSINNKSEFESTIQIKNNGTLPLAVSSIVSDNSDFTANMNDVTVSAGGTANVIITFHPVTPGEKSGNIIFTHDVFPFADTVSVRGTSLDFDTTFVEVNEKWNLISNPRLVSDNSRTALFPSALTDAFQYEQGSGYTQTNTILNGRGYWLKFNSSATTKIAGVVITSDTIDVQAGWNLIGTISHPVTVQSILNVPEGIVTSKYFGFENGYVEATTIQPGRAYWVKANANGKLVLTNP; encoded by the coding sequence ATGCTTACGTGCTCTTTATTTGTCACCATCGTTGTTGTTTCAGCACAACCGAAATGGGCTTTACAGGTAAGCGGAACTTCGATGAAACTCAATTCGGTTAGTTTCTTTGATACACTTTCCGGAGTTGCAGTTGGTAACAACGGAATTATATTACGTTCGATAAATGGAGGAACAAGATGGACACAGGTTCCAAGCGGGACGACCTATACTCTTTCTTCCGTTGTATATTCTTCATCTTCAATCGCGATGGCGGCAGATGGTGGAAAATGTTTCGATGCTGGATGCGGAAATATATATCGAACGACAGATGGTGGCGCATCATGGTTTGAAATGGCAATGCATGGCGCTGATTATCCATCATTGTCGTTTGTTACTTCGCAGAAGGGTATCATTGCGGGAGGAGGGTATGACTTTGGAGGTAATCCATATTCCTCAGTTAGCAAGACAACCGATGGAGGTGTATCATGGTTTTCTTATTTTCCGTTAGTCAACAACCAATGGTTCTATAAAATTATGGACGATATCAACTATGTTGATACAACATTTTGTATTGCCGCCACCGGAGATGGACTAATCTTACGACACGACAGGGACACTGTGGTGAATAGTTCAAGAACGAGTTACTGGAGTGTGGTGGACAGCCTGCCGGTAAGTATTCGCCGTATGTTTTTTTTCGATACTTTGTATGGAACGGTGGTTGGCACTAATGGTAATATATGGAGAACAACTGATGGCGGAGATACGTGGCAACAGCAAATCAGCAATACTACACAACATTTAAATAGCGTTTATTTTCTATCAGTGAACGAGGGGTACGTAGCGGGAAATGGCGGAACAATTCTGCACACAACAAACGGCGGTACAACGTGGACTACCGAATTAACCGGGACAACACAACATCTCAACAAGATACTGTTCACCGATGTACAACATGGATGGGCAGTAGGCGACAATGGAGTGATTCTTAAATACGGTTCGTTCACATCATGCAACCTTTCAAGAACAACGGTTGATTTTGGCTCAATCAATAACAAGAGTGAATTTGAAAGCACAATTCAAATCAAAAACAACGGAACATTGCCTCTTGCCGTTTCTTCCATTGTTTCGGATAATAGTGATTTTACCGCTAATATGAATGACGTAACTGTTTCTGCCGGAGGCACTGCGAACGTGATAATAACATTTCATCCCGTGACACCCGGCGAGAAATCCGGAAACATTATTTTTACACACGATGTCTTTCCATTTGCTGATACAGTTTCTGTGCGAGGAACATCGCTTGATTTTGATACGACATTTGTTGAAGTGAATGAGAAATGGAATCTGATATCCAATCCCCGTCTTGTCTCGGATAATTCAAGAACGGCGTTGTTCCCTTCGGCTCTCACCGATGCGTTTCAGTACGAGCAAGGTTCGGGTTATACACAAACGAATACAATACTAAACGGAAGAGGATATTGGCTTAAGTTCAATTCCTCCGCTACAACAAAAATAGCAGGTGTTGTTATTACGAGCGATACGATTGATGTGCAAGCAGGATGGAATCTTATCGGGACGATTTCGCATCCGGTGACTGTTCAATCTATTCTCAACGTCCCCGAAGGAATAGTTACCTCGAAATATTTTGGATTTGAGAATGGTTATGTTGAGGCAACAACTATTCAACCGGGACGCGCATATTGGGTAAAAGCAAATGCAAATGGGAAATTGGTTCTCACAAATCCCTGA
- a CDS encoding response regulator transcription factor: MIFISLVEDDTGVREGLAALVGGTEGFKCVGKYSSCEDALEGIESDTPDVMLMDIGLPGMSGIAGVRLVKSKFPDIKVLMLTVYENNERVFEAICAGADGYLLKTTPPVQLLQAIREIHSGGAAMSPAISRKVLEMFQRSHGKSSDEFDLSQRELEILQHLVQGNSYKVIAEALFVSVNTVHFHIKNIYRKLHVTSKSEAVAVALRHRFV, translated from the coding sequence ATGATTTTTATTTCTTTAGTTGAAGACGATACCGGCGTACGCGAAGGATTAGCCGCGCTCGTGGGAGGAACCGAAGGATTTAAATGCGTTGGAAAATATTCGTCGTGTGAGGATGCCCTTGAAGGAATTGAGAGCGACACACCGGATGTGATGCTGATGGATATTGGTTTGCCGGGAATGTCGGGAATTGCCGGTGTTCGATTGGTGAAATCAAAATTTCCCGACATCAAAGTTCTCATGCTAACGGTGTATGAAAACAACGAGCGCGTGTTTGAAGCAATCTGTGCCGGTGCAGACGGATATTTGTTGAAGACAACGCCGCCCGTTCAATTACTGCAAGCAATTCGGGAAATTCATAGCGGCGGTGCGGCGATGTCTCCCGCAATTTCAAGAAAAGTGTTGGAGATGTTTCAGCGCTCGCACGGAAAATCGAGCGACGAATTCGACCTCTCACAACGTGAATTGGAAATTTTACAGCATCTTGTTCAGGGAAACAGTTACAAAGTCATTGCAGAAGCGTTGTTTGTTTCTGTCAACACAGTTCATTTTCATATCAAAAATATTTACCGAAAACTCCACGTTACTTCAAAATCGGAAGCGGTTGCTGTAGCACTGCGGCATCGCTTTGTCTGA